Part of the Virgibacillus necropolis genome, GATTGAAGAAGGAAAAGAACTCGCAGCAATTGCCCCTAACATTACCGTAAAAGTACCGATGACACTTGAAGGTCTAAAAGCTGTTAAAACATTTAGCGATTTAAAGATAAAGACAAATGTAACACTAATATTTAATGCAAATCAAGCACTTTTAGCGGCTCGTGCAGGTGCTTCCTATGTTTCACCATTCTTAGGTCGTCTAGACGATATCGGACAAGATGGTATGGATCTTATTGCAATGATTGCTGGTATTTTTGATCGTCATAATATTGATACGGAAATTATCGCCGCTTCAATTAGACATCCATTGCATGTGACTGATGCAG contains:
- the fsa gene encoding fructose-6-phosphate aldolase, whose product is MKFFIDTANIDDIRSANALGILAGVTTNPSLVAKENISFHDRLKEITEEVSGSVSAEVIAEDAEGMIEEGKELAAIAPNITVKVPMTLEGLKAVKTFSDLKIKTNVTLIFNANQALLAARAGASYVSPFLGRLDDIGQDGMDLIAMIAGIFDRHNIDTEIIAASIRHPLHVTDAALNGAHIATIPYKVLGQLVKHPLTDQGIEKFLADWNK